A stretch of the Mycobacteroides immunogenum genome encodes the following:
- a CDS encoding thioesterase family protein, translating to MTEITTLESPFATLTALHDDGSGNHVAVIDPIWTIGPKVHGGCMMAVCAAAARRTMVNMGASVALQPVAVSANYLRAPDPGEVRLITAVRKTGTQVCQVDVQLEQEGRVAVSAAVTLGVLDAADPIHQEPHALAGMPVEPVAEAIRVTADHPMGQVVHVAQGCDLRVDPDTALFLKGQTGAPVNRMWLRPFETDESDPDTSLLFALMAGDISAPVTMNRGMFGWAPTVQLTTYVRRRPAPGWLRVMAHATVLGPTWFEEDHLIVDSGGHVVVQSRQLAMIPRPA from the coding sequence ATGACCGAAATCACCACTCTCGAAAGTCCTTTCGCCACGTTGACGGCCCTACATGACGATGGGTCGGGCAACCATGTCGCCGTCATCGATCCCATCTGGACCATCGGGCCGAAGGTCCACGGCGGCTGCATGATGGCGGTATGTGCGGCCGCGGCGCGGCGCACCATGGTGAACATGGGAGCATCGGTGGCACTGCAACCCGTCGCGGTAAGCGCCAACTATCTGCGCGCTCCCGACCCTGGGGAGGTGCGACTCATCACGGCGGTGCGCAAGACGGGTACCCAGGTATGCCAGGTGGATGTGCAGCTGGAGCAGGAGGGCCGGGTCGCGGTATCGGCGGCGGTCACCCTCGGCGTGCTCGATGCCGCAGATCCGATCCATCAAGAACCCCACGCCCTGGCTGGCATGCCGGTAGAGCCTGTCGCGGAAGCGATTCGGGTGACCGCCGATCATCCGATGGGACAGGTGGTGCACGTGGCCCAGGGCTGCGATCTGCGGGTAGACCCCGATACGGCGCTGTTCCTGAAGGGGCAGACGGGTGCCCCGGTCAACCGGATGTGGTTGCGTCCCTTTGAAACAGACGAGTCCGATCCGGACACCTCGCTGCTTTTCGCGCTGATGGCCGGTGATATCAGCGCGCCGGTGACGATGAACCGCGGAATGTTCGGCTGGGCTCCGACCGTACAGCTCACCACGTACGTGCGGCGGCGGCCCGCGCCAGGATGGTTGCGGGTCATGGCACACGCGACAGTCCTGGGTCCCACCTGGTTCGAAGAAGACCACCTCATCGTGGACTCTGGGGGTCACGTGGTGGTGCAGAGCCGTCAACTGGCGATGATCCCACGACCTGCCTAG
- a CDS encoding AzlC family ABC transporter permease, with amino-acid sequence MIQEVLSPTPRHRDELAKAAFHAGMVWAGIFALGIGLGVVVTSHGLPWWLAPIISGILFAGSVEFILIGMLSAGASVPAIAVTTFLVNSRHLFYGLSFPLDRVRSRPGKAYSMFALCDEAYALITAVDPEDLNTRRILWTQCGLHLSWVAGATVGALAGASFLSGLKGLDFVLIAMFLVLTIDTYRSRPDFRGAALAVSSALVALALVPGALVLVAMCAYSIALIARHYLTRARQGQTSHA; translated from the coding sequence ATGATCCAGGAGGTACTGTCGCCGACGCCCCGGCACCGAGATGAACTGGCCAAAGCGGCCTTTCACGCGGGCATGGTGTGGGCAGGAATATTTGCCCTTGGCATCGGCTTGGGTGTGGTCGTCACCTCCCACGGCCTCCCCTGGTGGCTGGCGCCGATCATCTCCGGCATCCTGTTCGCGGGATCGGTGGAATTCATCTTGATCGGCATGCTGTCCGCCGGCGCCTCAGTTCCCGCGATCGCCGTGACCACATTCCTCGTCAACTCGCGTCATCTGTTCTACGGACTGTCGTTTCCTCTTGATCGCGTCCGCAGCCGACCCGGCAAGGCGTACAGCATGTTCGCTCTCTGCGACGAGGCGTATGCCTTGATCACCGCCGTGGACCCCGAAGACTTGAACACGCGCCGGATCCTGTGGACGCAGTGCGGCCTGCACCTTTCCTGGGTGGCGGGCGCAACGGTTGGCGCCCTTGCCGGAGCCTCATTCCTGAGCGGGCTCAAAGGACTTGATTTCGTGCTCATCGCGATGTTCTTGGTACTCACCATCGACACGTACCGTTCCCGCCCCGACTTCCGGGGCGCGGCGCTTGCCGTCTCGTCCGCCCTGGTGGCGCTGGCGCTCGTACCCGGCGCGTTGGTGCTCGTGGCGATGTGCGCCTACAGCATTGCCCTCATCGCGCGGCACTACCTGACCCGCGCCCGCCAGGGGCAGACCTCGCATGCCTGA
- a CDS encoding branched-chain amino acid transporter permease has product MPEFGYITAALASAVVITFALRALPFAARHAIKNNELAVNLGRWMPVGATAILTVYCLSTINFTGPAHGAGPVIGAAVTVGVHLWRRNAVLSIVVGTTACLLITNAF; this is encoded by the coding sequence ATGCCTGAATTCGGCTACATCACGGCGGCTTTGGCCTCTGCGGTGGTAATCACGTTCGCATTGCGCGCGCTACCGTTCGCCGCGCGACACGCGATCAAGAACAACGAGCTGGCCGTCAATCTAGGTCGCTGGATGCCGGTCGGCGCCACCGCAATCCTCACGGTGTATTGCCTCTCGACAATCAACTTTACCGGTCCGGCGCACGGCGCCGGACCGGTCATCGGCGCGGCGGTGACCGTTGGCGTCCATCTGTGGAGGCGCAATGCGGTGCTGAGCATCGTCGTGGGCACCACGGCATGCCTGCTCATCACCAACGCGTTCTAG
- a CDS encoding Lrp/AsnC family transcriptional regulator has protein sequence MDKLDRAIIDQLQGHGRLTNQELADRVGLTPAPCLRRVRRLEAEGIITGYTALVNPAALGRDFEVIIYADLVAKDLATVASFEERVVAMEEVAELRRMFGIPDYFIRVQTADLAAYEQWLSIKLMGDPAIARVDSRLTMKLLKSRR, from the coding sequence ATGGATAAGCTAGATCGCGCAATAATTGATCAGCTTCAGGGGCATGGGCGGCTCACGAATCAGGAGCTGGCGGACAGGGTGGGCCTTACTCCGGCCCCCTGCCTGCGACGGGTGCGGCGGCTGGAAGCCGAGGGAATCATTACCGGCTATACCGCTCTGGTGAATCCGGCGGCTCTTGGCCGCGACTTCGAGGTGATCATCTATGCCGATCTCGTGGCCAAAGACCTTGCCACGGTGGCGTCTTTCGAGGAGCGCGTGGTCGCCATGGAAGAGGTGGCCGAGCTCAGGCGCATGTTCGGCATACCGGACTACTTCATCCGGGTGCAGACGGCCGATCTCGCCGCCTATGAGCAGTGGTTGAGTATCAAGCTCATGGGCGACCCGGCCATCGCTCGTGTCGACTCGCGGCTCACCATGAAGCTGCTCAAGTCGCGCCGCTGA